One genomic window of endosymbiont of Galathealinum brachiosum includes the following:
- a CDS encoding aspartate transaminase (catalyzes the formation of oxalozcetate and L-glutamate from L-aspartate and 2-oxoglutarate), protein MAQASNRIQKVKPSPTLAVTALAQQLRAEGKDVIGLAAGEPDFSTPDHVKQAAIEAINNNQTKYTAVDGMPSLKQAIINKFSEDNGLNYKADQVLVSCGGKQSFFNMAQALLNPGDEVIIPAPYWVSYPDMVLLADAEPIIVQGDQSQGFKITPEQLKAAITDKTRLFVINSPSNPSGKSYSMDELKALGGVLLQHPDIIIATDDMYEKILWTDEAFCNIVNACPELYDRTVVLNGVSKAYAMTGWRIGYAAGPADLIKNMKKIQSQSTSNPTSISQVAAQAALEGDQSRLTEMNTAFKERHDFVLGELNKIDGVESIASDGTFYIFPDFSKVIEKMGIEDDVKLAERILAEAEVALVPGSAFGSPGHMRISFATDMGSLEKALERIKKFVG, encoded by the coding sequence TTGGCACAAGCATCCAACCGAATACAAAAAGTTAAACCTTCACCTACTCTAGCCGTAACAGCACTGGCTCAACAATTACGAGCAGAAGGCAAAGATGTTATTGGCCTTGCTGCAGGTGAACCTGATTTCTCTACACCTGATCATGTAAAACAGGCCGCAATAGAAGCCATTAACAACAACCAGACCAAATATACGGCAGTTGATGGCATGCCCAGCCTCAAGCAGGCCATTATAAACAAATTTTCAGAAGATAACGGTTTAAACTACAAAGCAGATCAGGTACTGGTGTCCTGTGGTGGTAAACAAAGTTTCTTCAATATGGCTCAGGCTCTGTTAAACCCGGGCGATGAAGTTATTATTCCCGCACCCTACTGGGTTTCATACCCTGATATGGTTTTACTGGCAGATGCCGAACCCATCATCGTACAGGGTGACCAGTCTCAGGGATTTAAAATCACCCCTGAACAACTAAAAGCAGCTATCACAGATAAAACACGCCTGTTTGTAATCAATAGCCCCTCTAACCCATCCGGTAAGTCATATTCAATGGATGAGTTAAAAGCACTAGGCGGCGTATTACTGCAACATCCAGACATCATCATTGCAACCGATGATATGTATGAAAAGATCCTCTGGACAGATGAAGCTTTCTGCAACATCGTGAATGCCTGCCCTGAGCTCTATGACCGTACTGTCGTACTAAATGGCGTGTCTAAGGCTTATGCTATGACTGGCTGGCGTATAGGTTACGCAGCAGGCCCTGCTGACCTGATCAAGAACATGAAGAAGATTCAGTCACAGAGCACATCAAACCCGACATCAATCTCTCAGGTAGCCGCTCAGGCCGCACTTGAAGGCGACCAGTCGCGTTTAACTGAAATGAATACCGCATTTAAAGAGCGTCATGACTTTGTTCTGGGTGAACTCAATAAAATAGACGGTGTTGAAAGCATCGCCAGTGATGGCACTTTTTATATATTTCCTGACTTCAGCAAAGTCATAGAAAAAATGGGCATAGAAGACGATGTAAAGCTGGCTGAAAGAATACTTGCAGAAGCTGAAGTCGCTCTCGTTCCTGGTTCTGCATTTGGAAGCCCGGGGCATATGCGCATCTCTTTTGCTACTGATATGGGCAGTTTAGAGAAAGCCCTTGAAAGAATTAAGAAATTTGTTGGATAA
- a CDS encoding bifunctional methylenetetrahydrofolate dehydrogenase/methenyltetrahydrofolate cyclohydrolase FolD, producing the protein MSAQIIDGKQVAADLHAMIKQRVDKRLSAGKKAPGLAVVLIGEDPASQVYVRNKRLACEKAGIISRAYDLPATTTQQELDDLIDKLNVDDDIHGILVQFPLPEGLNEAAVIERINVKKDVDGFHPFNLGQLAQRDPGLRPCTPYGVKLLLDSAGEIYKGRNAVIVGASNHVGRPAMLEMLLAGATVTITHRFTADLEDHVRRADIVIVAVGKPGLVKGEWIKDGATVIDVGINRKEDNTLCGDVDFDTASKHAAWITPVPGGVGPMTVAVLLLNTLDAADNLDS; encoded by the coding sequence ATGTCTGCACAAATAATAGATGGAAAACAGGTTGCTGCCGATCTACATGCAATGATTAAGCAACGCGTTGATAAACGTTTAAGTGCAGGTAAAAAGGCACCGGGGCTGGCTGTTGTATTGATTGGTGAAGATCCGGCTTCTCAGGTTTATGTACGCAATAAACGCCTTGCCTGCGAAAAAGCCGGCATTATATCCCGTGCTTATGATTTACCTGCTACCACCACTCAGCAAGAACTGGATGATCTGATCGATAAACTCAATGTCGATGATGATATCCACGGCATCCTCGTTCAGTTTCCATTACCAGAAGGCCTGAATGAAGCAGCGGTTATTGAACGCATAAACGTTAAAAAAGACGTTGATGGTTTTCACCCCTTTAATCTGGGTCAACTGGCACAACGTGACCCGGGCTTACGACCCTGCACTCCCTACGGTGTAAAACTTTTACTGGATTCAGCAGGCGAGATTTATAAAGGCCGTAATGCTGTTATTGTGGGCGCCTCAAACCATGTTGGCCGTCCGGCTATGCTTGAGATGTTACTTGCCGGTGCTACGGTCACTATTACACACCGTTTCACCGCCGACTTAGAAGACCATGTTCGGCGCGCTGATATTGTTATTGTTGCAGTAGGTAAACCGGGTCTGGTTAAAGGCGAATGGATTAAAGATGGTGCTACCGTCATTGATGTCGGTATTAACCGTAAAGAAGACAACACACTTTGTGGTGATGTTGACTTTGATACAGCATCAAAACATGCCGCATGGATTACCCCGGTACCCGGTGGGGTGGGGCCAATGACTGTTGCAGTATTATTACTCAATACGCTGGATGCTGCTGATAACCTTGATAGCTAA
- a CDS encoding potassium transporter, protein MHDALSDTIILLAISVVAVAFFRRIKLPAILAYLTVGICLGPHAANLVQSSDTLHFLAEVGIAFLLFSLGLEFSLNKLIANRRSVAGLGSAQVTLTLLIAGLSAWLLGSSRETAFVIGCVIALSSTAIVIKQLGEQLETDSRHGVTSISILLFQDIAVVPMLVIIPAIAGEHETPFLVELFYSFATGVGVTIVMLAIGRWLLRPLFHEVASAHSAELFTLTVLLIALLSAWATELAGLSMALGAFLAGMMLSETEFKHQIENDIRPFRDIFLGLFFITVGMMLDLNSLMEIIHWAILVAIAIIVGKTLLIVVLSKRIVGTSTGVALRTGVVLSQCGEFGFAIMALAVSFNLLPETESQILLTSIILTMIATPFLVKYNGLIAKKFTGSYIQSREELKNAISSDTSNMDKHVIICGFGRIGQNIAKILDAEGFKYFALDYNVELITHAAKAGYKVSFGDSTHREILKAAGIERAAILVICHDNVGSAEKTLRQAKAINDEVPILVRTKDDTYYEKLNEAGATEVIPESLESSLMMASHVLSILGIPVSKIVRRVQEMRNNKYATMREFFHSDEVDSLELPNDVRKRLSSYTLEQGAFAIGKTIHDLQLQSKGITLHKNRKDDSTVVPPNSDKELKQGDVLVLFGTPEDLEHIEGYLLNG, encoded by the coding sequence ATGCATGACGCCCTCAGCGATACAATAATATTACTGGCTATTTCTGTTGTTGCCGTTGCCTTCTTCAGGCGTATAAAACTCCCTGCTATTCTAGCTTATCTAACCGTAGGCATCTGTCTGGGGCCACACGCAGCTAACCTTGTACAAAGCTCTGATACCCTGCATTTTCTCGCTGAAGTAGGAATTGCTTTTCTGCTATTCAGCCTTGGGCTTGAATTTTCATTAAATAAACTGATAGCCAATCGCCGCTCCGTCGCCGGGCTTGGCAGCGCTCAGGTAACCCTTACCTTACTTATCGCCGGTTTAAGTGCCTGGTTACTGGGTTCAAGCAGAGAGACCGCTTTTGTGATTGGCTGCGTCATCGCCCTCTCCTCTACTGCAATTGTTATCAAACAACTCGGCGAACAATTAGAAACTGATTCACGCCATGGCGTCACTTCAATTTCCATATTATTATTTCAGGATATTGCTGTCGTTCCGATGCTCGTTATCATCCCAGCCATTGCCGGCGAACATGAAACTCCATTCCTGGTTGAGCTTTTTTATAGTTTTGCCACAGGTGTTGGCGTAACGATTGTTATGCTTGCAATCGGTCGCTGGTTACTACGCCCATTATTTCACGAAGTTGCCTCTGCACATTCGGCTGAATTATTCACCCTGACTGTTTTACTGATTGCTTTACTTTCTGCGTGGGCTACCGAACTTGCTGGCTTATCTATGGCACTGGGAGCATTTCTTGCGGGCATGATGTTAAGTGAAACTGAATTCAAACATCAAATAGAAAATGATATACGCCCCTTCCGTGATATTTTTCTCGGTCTGTTTTTCATCACTGTCGGCATGATGTTAGATTTAAATAGCCTGATGGAAATTATTCACTGGGCCATACTGGTTGCGATTGCCATTATCGTTGGTAAAACACTGCTTATTGTAGTGTTAAGTAAACGTATCGTCGGCACTTCTACGGGAGTAGCTCTGAGAACCGGTGTCGTACTCAGTCAATGTGGTGAATTTGGTTTCGCTATCATGGCTCTGGCCGTGAGTTTTAATTTATTACCCGAAACAGAATCACAGATATTGTTAACGTCTATCATACTTACCATGATTGCCACTCCATTTTTAGTAAAATATAATGGTTTAATTGCGAAAAAATTTACCGGTAGTTATATACAAAGCCGAGAAGAATTAAAAAATGCCATATCCTCAGACACGAGTAATATGGACAAACATGTCATTATTTGTGGTTTTGGTCGAATAGGACAAAACATAGCAAAAATACTCGATGCCGAAGGTTTTAAGTATTTTGCACTTGATTACAATGTCGAACTGATTACGCATGCGGCAAAAGCTGGTTACAAAGTGTCTTTTGGTGACTCAACTCACCGTGAGATTCTAAAAGCTGCAGGAATTGAACGTGCCGCTATTCTAGTAATTTGTCATGATAATGTTGGCTCTGCAGAAAAAACATTAAGGCAGGCAAAAGCAATCAATGATGAAGTTCCAATATTAGTCAGAACAAAAGATGATACTTATTACGAAAAATTAAACGAAGCGGGTGCAACTGAAGTCATACCGGAAAGTCTGGAGTCCAGCTTAATGATGGCTTCTCATGTATTATCAATACTCGGCATTCCGGTTTCTAAAATTGTTCGTCGTGTTCAGGAAATGCGTAATAATAAATATGCAACTATGCGTGAATTTTTTCATAGTGATGAAGTGGACAGTCTGGAACTACCGAATGATGTACGCAAACGATTAAGTAGTTACACCCTCGAACAGGGTGCATTTGCCATTGGTAAAACAATACATGATTTACAGCTTCAGTCAAAAGGCATTACATTACATAAAAACCGTAAAGATGACTCTACTGTTGTTCCGCCAAACTCTGATAAAGAATTAAAGCAGGGGGATGTGCTGGTTTTATTTGGCACACCTGAGGATTTAGAGCATATTGAAGGTTATTTATTAAATGGCTAA
- a CDS encoding transcriptional regulator, with protein MHFKLIIAFVEDSKTDKVMDAARSAGATGATIISNARGEGLKQTKTFLGLSFETQRDVLLFLVEEHLCRHILEEISEVGEFDTGPGSGIAIQIDVEDAVGVAHQIESLVHVVEEEL; from the coding sequence ATGCACTTTAAATTAATTATTGCATTTGTTGAAGACTCGAAAACAGATAAGGTAATGGATGCGGCTCGTAGTGCCGGTGCTACTGGTGCGACTATTATTAGTAATGCCAGAGGTGAAGGTCTGAAGCAGACGAAAACATTTTTAGGCCTCTCATTTGAAACTCAGCGTGATGTATTGCTGTTTCTGGTAGAAGAGCATTTATGTCGTCATATATTAGAAGAAATTTCTGAAGTGGGTGAATTTGATACGGGGCCGGGTAGCGGTATAGCTATTCAGATTGATGTTGAGGATGCGGTGGGTGTGGCGCATCAAATTGAAAGTTTAGTGCACGTTGTAGAGGAAGAACTGTAA
- a CDS encoding DUF1538 domain-containing protein, giving the protein MELLMRILQMIFDTSVDVLPIVSIIFGFQFLVIRRPVPNLKRVIIGFAYVLVGLSLFLLGLEQALFPLGRLMADQLTNPSFIYGELANVQHAIHWADYYWVYIFAFAIGFSTTIAEPSLIAVAIKANEVSAGAIGVQGLRISVAIGVAVGISLGSYRIVTGYPIHYFIITGYIIVVIQTFFAPKMIVPLAYDSGGVTTSTVTVPLVAALGLGLAETVPGRNVLIDGFGLIAFASLFPIMSVMAYAQISEYIANRSD; this is encoded by the coding sequence ATGGAATTGTTAATGAGAATTTTACAGATGATATTTGATACATCGGTTGATGTATTACCTATTGTCAGTATTATTTTTGGATTTCAATTTTTAGTTATTCGTAGACCTGTTCCAAACCTTAAACGGGTAATCATTGGCTTTGCTTATGTGTTAGTTGGCTTGTCTCTGTTTTTATTAGGGCTGGAACAGGCGCTATTTCCATTGGGTCGCTTAATGGCTGATCAGCTTACAAATCCATCTTTTATATATGGTGAGCTGGCAAATGTTCAACATGCCATACATTGGGCGGATTATTATTGGGTTTATATATTTGCATTTGCGATTGGTTTTAGTACAACCATTGCTGAGCCGTCATTAATTGCTGTGGCCATAAAAGCCAATGAAGTTTCCGCCGGAGCAATAGGTGTGCAGGGGTTACGTATATCCGTGGCTATAGGTGTTGCAGTTGGAATTTCATTAGGCAGTTATCGTATTGTTACCGGATATCCAATTCATTATTTTATAATCACAGGGTATATAATTGTAGTTATACAGACCTTTTTTGCGCCAAAAATGATTGTACCCCTGGCTTATGATTCAGGCGGTGTAACAACATCAACAGTTACGGTTCCACTGGTTGCCGCGTTAGGTTTAGGTTTGGCAGAAACAGTACCCGGTAGAAATGTATTAATCGATGGTTTTGGCTTGATTGCTTTTGCCAGTTTATTTCCAATTATGTCGGTTATGGCTTATGCACAGATCTCTGAGTATATTGCTAATCGTTCGGATTAA
- a CDS encoding DUF1538 domain-containing protein gives MLGSLRDLLPIILVIGFFQAFVLQQPIPGFMDIIIGTLFIVLGLTFFIYGLEMGLFPIGESMANAFARKGSVVWLLIFAFCLGFGTTVAEPALIAVAKEASEIAAVGGMILHTPESMRSYADGLRFTVAFSVGLAIVIGVLRILKGWSIQYMIMGGYILVVIMTALAPKEIIGIAYDSGGVTTSTITVPLVTALGVGLASSIKGRNPMTDGFGLIAFASLTPMIFVMAYGMII, from the coding sequence ATGTTAGGAAGTTTGAGAGACCTGTTACCCATTATTCTGGTAATTGGTTTTTTTCAGGCGTTTGTATTACAGCAGCCCATTCCTGGGTTTATGGATATTATTATCGGAACGCTTTTTATCGTTCTGGGTTTAACTTTTTTTATCTATGGCCTGGAGATGGGGCTGTTTCCTATCGGTGAGAGCATGGCTAATGCCTTTGCTCGAAAGGGCAGTGTTGTCTGGTTATTAATTTTTGCTTTTTGCCTTGGATTTGGAACCACTGTTGCTGAGCCTGCGTTAATTGCGGTAGCCAAAGAAGCTTCTGAGATAGCTGCGGTTGGAGGAATGATATTACATACACCTGAATCGATGAGAAGTTATGCTGATGGTTTGCGATTTACCGTGGCTTTTTCAGTTGGTCTGGCAATCGTTATTGGGGTTTTGCGAATTCTTAAAGGCTGGTCTATTCAATACATGATTATGGGTGGTTATATTCTTGTTGTGATTATGACCGCTCTTGCGCCTAAGGAAATTATTGGTATTGCTTACGATTCAGGTGGTGTTACTACATCAACTATTACCGTACCACTGGTGACTGCACTTGGTGTGGGTCTGGCATCATCTATTAAAGGCCGAAATCCGATGACAGATGGTTTTGGTTTAATAGCTTTTGCTTCTTTAACACCAATGATATTTGTAATGGCTTATGGGATGATCATCTAA
- a CDS encoding phosphoenolpyruvate synthase (catalyzes the formation of phosphoenolpyruvate from pyruvate), whose product MRYVSFFADVGINDIDQVGGKNASLGEMYRNLSSQGIKVPNGFATTSKAYHHYMVQNGLVEKVRHALEDLDTSDVNALARIGRQIRSWILHAEMPEDLAEEIVIAYEKLGEEYGEYPDVAVRSSATAEDLPGASFAGQQETYLNISGRRNLLLTCKRVYASLFTDRAISYRVDKGFGHMDVALSIGVQKMVRADTGSSGVMFTIDTETGFRDVILINAAWGLGENVVQGSVNPDEFYVFKSTLDEHQPILRRYLGKKDVKMIYSHDTTAGLSTRNIEVSTEEQNQFCITDEDILKLARYAMCIEKHYARPMDIEWAKDGESGELFILQARPETVHADENKHYQIHFKIEQDEIPDPLVVGKSVGKRISSGKACVILDASEMDKLKPGEVLVTDITDPDWEPVMKIASAIVTNRGGRTCHAAIIARELGVPAVVGCGEATRKIKTGNEVTVSCAEGDTGFIYPGLLEFSENKLDVSSLKKPHTHIMLNLANPELAFETSRLPVDGVGLARLEFIINTSIRIHPRALLEHDSLPLDIKQKVTELIAGYKSPVDYYEKKLAEGIGMIAAAFYPRQVIVRLSDFKSNEYASLIGGSLFEPDEENPMIGFRGAYRYPSEEFRDCFELECKALKIVREQMGLDNVDIMIPFVRSVGEGKNILKLLSEFGLNRGDLGLKIYLMCEIPANALLADQFLAHFDGFSIGSNDLTQLTLGVDRDSGLLTGFDERNEAVKVMMKMAIDACKDNNKYVGICGQAPSDFPEITRWLVKQGISSISLNPDSVLDMKQQILQVEAQLIK is encoded by the coding sequence ATGAGATACGTAAGTTTCTTTGCAGATGTGGGTATTAATGATATTGATCAGGTGGGTGGTAAAAATGCCTCACTGGGTGAAATGTATCGAAACCTGTCTAGTCAGGGCATAAAAGTTCCCAATGGGTTTGCAACTACTTCAAAGGCATACCACCATTATATGGTGCAAAATGGTCTGGTTGAAAAAGTGCGTCACGCACTGGAAGACCTGGATACCAGCGACGTTAATGCCCTTGCCCGTATCGGGCGTCAAATTCGTAGCTGGATTTTACATGCCGAAATGCCTGAAGACCTGGCTGAAGAGATTGTTATTGCGTATGAAAAGCTGGGAGAAGAGTATGGTGAGTACCCGGATGTAGCGGTACGGAGCTCTGCAACTGCAGAGGATTTACCTGGCGCCTCATTTGCCGGGCAGCAGGAAACCTATCTTAATATATCGGGTCGTCGAAACCTGCTCTTAACCTGTAAACGAGTATATGCATCACTCTTTACTGATCGTGCTATTTCCTACCGGGTAGATAAGGGCTTTGGGCATATGGATGTAGCCCTGTCTATTGGGGTGCAGAAAATGGTACGTGCTGATACCGGCTCTTCAGGTGTTATGTTTACCATTGATACGGAAACCGGTTTCAGAGATGTTATTTTAATAAATGCAGCCTGGGGTTTAGGTGAAAATGTAGTACAGGGGTCGGTTAATCCTGATGAGTTTTATGTGTTTAAGTCTACGCTAGATGAGCATCAGCCCATTCTGCGGCGTTATCTTGGTAAAAAAGATGTCAAAATGATTTATAGTCATGACACAACTGCGGGTTTATCTACACGTAATATTGAGGTTTCAACAGAAGAACAAAATCAGTTTTGTATTACAGATGAAGATATTTTAAAACTTGCCCGTTATGCAATGTGCATTGAAAAACATTATGCCCGTCCGATGGATATTGAGTGGGCAAAAGATGGCGAAAGTGGCGAGCTGTTTATTTTGCAGGCACGCCCCGAAACGGTACATGCGGATGAAAATAAGCATTATCAAATTCATTTCAAAATAGAACAGGATGAAATACCAGATCCTCTGGTAGTGGGTAAGAGTGTAGGTAAAAGAATTTCATCAGGTAAAGCCTGTGTGATTTTAGATGCCAGTGAAATGGATAAATTAAAACCCGGTGAAGTGCTGGTTACTGATATCACCGACCCGGACTGGGAGCCGGTAATGAAAATTGCCTCGGCAATTGTGACGAACCGAGGGGGGCGAACCTGTCATGCCGCAATAATTGCTCGTGAACTGGGGGTGCCTGCGGTGGTTGGTTGTGGTGAGGCCACGCGTAAAATTAAAACAGGCAATGAAGTGACCGTGTCATGCGCTGAAGGTGATACGGGTTTTATTTATCCGGGGCTACTGGAATTTAGTGAAAATAAGCTCGACGTATCATCGCTTAAAAAACCGCACACGCATATTATGTTGAATCTTGCGAATCCTGAACTGGCATTTGAAACATCTCGTTTACCGGTTGATGGTGTAGGGCTGGCGCGTCTTGAATTTATAATCAATACCAGTATTCGTATTCATCCCCGGGCGCTTCTTGAGCATGACTCTTTACCGTTAGATATTAAGCAAAAAGTGACAGAGCTAATTGCTGGCTATAAGAGTCCGGTTGATTATTATGAAAAGAAACTGGCAGAAGGCATTGGCATGATTGCCGCTGCATTTTATCCCCGGCAGGTCATTGTGCGATTATCAGATTTTAAATCGAATGAATATGCATCATTGATTGGTGGTAGCCTGTTTGAGCCAGATGAAGAAAATCCGATGATTGGTTTTCGCGGGGCATATCGTTATCCGTCAGAAGAATTTCGTGACTGCTTTGAGCTTGAGTGTAAAGCACTAAAAATAGTACGAGAACAGATGGGGTTAGATAATGTAGATATTATGATTCCTTTTGTACGTAGCGTGGGTGAAGGTAAAAATATATTAAAGTTATTATCTGAATTTGGCCTGAATCGAGGTGATCTTGGTCTTAAGATATATCTAATGTGTGAAATCCCTGCTAATGCATTATTAGCAGATCAGTTTTTAGCTCATTTTGATGGGTTCTCGATTGGTTCAAATGACTTAACCCAGTTAACCTTAGGCGTTGATCGTGACTCGGGTTTATTGACCGGGTTTGATGAAAGAAATGAGGCTGTAAAAGTCATGATGAAAATGGCGATAGATGCCTGTAAAGATAATAACAAGTATGTAGGGATCTGTGGGCAGGCCCCATCAGACTTCCCTGAAATTACTCGGTGGCTGGTAAAGCAGGGTATTTCGTCGATTTCATTAAATCCTGATAGTGTTCTTGATATGAAGCAACAAATTCTGCAAGTTGAAGCTCAATTAATAAAATAA
- a CDS encoding CoA-binding protein, whose product MQNTQIVVLGASNKAHRYSYKAIKMLLEYGHHVLPVHPKIENIEGLVVKHHLSQILSPVDTLTLYIGPKRISPLIDDIVKLNPSRVILNPGTESDELELALLHHEIPFVKDCTLLMLEHGRF is encoded by the coding sequence ATGCAAAATACTCAGATAGTCGTACTTGGGGCCAGTAATAAAGCACATCGCTATTCGTATAAAGCGATTAAAATGTTACTGGAGTATGGTCATCATGTATTACCGGTGCATCCCAAAATTGAAAATATAGAAGGTCTGGTCGTTAAACATCATTTGAGTCAGATTTTATCTCCGGTTGATACACTTACTCTTTACATCGGGCCGAAGCGAATAAGCCCGTTAATCGATGATATTGTAAAACTTAACCCTTCCCGGGTTATTCTGAATCCGGGTACTGAAAGTGACGAATTGGAACTGGCGCTTTTGCATCACGAAATTCCCTTTGTTAAAGACTGTACTTTGCTAATGCTGGAGCATGGACGTTTTTGA
- a CDS encoding TIGR00266 family protein has translation MLCHEVDYKIIGHDMQMVEVELDPNETVIAEAGAMTYMEEDITFEAKMGDGSEPDQGFMGKLFSAGKRVISGESLFMTHFTNTGSGKKHVSFASPFPGSIIAINLAQLGSGLLCQKDSFLAAALGTKIDIAFNRKLGAGFFGGEGFILEKLQGDGMAFIHAGGTVVKKELNNQTLRLDTGCLVAFSDGIDYNIEMTKGLKSMFFGGEGMFLATLRGTGSVWIQSLPFSRLADRVLENAPSHGGSDKGEGSILGGIGRLID, from the coding sequence ATGTTATGTCATGAAGTAGATTACAAAATTATTGGTCACGATATGCAAATGGTCGAAGTAGAGCTCGACCCGAATGAAACGGTTATTGCAGAAGCAGGTGCCATGACTTATATGGAAGAAGACATCACCTTTGAAGCAAAAATGGGCGATGGCTCAGAACCAGATCAGGGTTTTATGGGAAAATTATTCAGCGCAGGAAAACGCGTTATTTCAGGTGAATCATTATTTATGACTCATTTCACCAATACCGGCTCAGGCAAAAAACATGTGTCATTTGCATCACCCTTTCCCGGCAGTATTATTGCTATCAATTTAGCCCAGCTTGGTAGTGGCCTGTTATGCCAGAAAGATTCTTTTCTGGCCGCCGCTCTGGGCACCAAAATTGATATCGCATTTAACCGTAAACTGGGAGCCGGTTTTTTTGGTGGTGAAGGTTTTATTCTGGAAAAATTACAGGGTGATGGCATGGCTTTTATCCACGCTGGTGGCACGGTAGTAAAAAAAGAACTCAATAATCAAACTCTGAGATTAGATACAGGTTGTCTTGTGGCATTTAGTGATGGTATTGATTACAACATAGAGATGACCAAAGGACTTAAGAGCATGTTCTTTGGCGGTGAAGGCATGTTTTTAGCCACCTTAAGAGGAACAGGCTCGGTATGGATACAAAGCCTTCCTTTTTCCCGCCTGGCCGATCGTGTACTTGAAAATGCACCGTCTCATGGCGGCAGCGATAAAGGCGAAGGCTCTATACTGGGGGGAATTGGTCGCCTTATAGACTAA
- a CDS encoding NnrS family protein, which translates to MKTFWNTFNAAPHRLFFFSGAIQLILPLLLWSIELIGRYTELWTPLNTVIPSTWAHGFVMMYGLFIFFIFGFLMTVFPRWMNAALINKEHYIQTFIVLNAGLIIFETSLFFNKSFVFSGLGIFLFGWVYGTAILYQSFKHAPAQNKRYEKVVLAALTSGAFGIASYGWWLYSDDWQFMELALTIGIWLFLLPLLFTVSHRMLPFFSSNIIANYTIFQPAYSLWLFITGCVTHFVLTVLNQPEWLFLSDIPLAAIALLHTVRWQLHNSFKDRLLAVLHMAFFWLFIGMVLFSIQSLLLQFTGQYILGRSPLHAITIGFFASLLIAMASRVTMGHSGRMLILDNTSWYLFLGLQLAAIMRIFSDLQFDNALISNNLNLVAAALWLISLSVWFIKYAPIYLSARVDGRDG; encoded by the coding sequence ATGAAAACATTCTGGAATACCTTTAACGCTGCACCTCACCGTTTATTTTTCTTTAGCGGTGCAATACAGCTTATTCTGCCATTACTTTTATGGTCTATTGAATTAATCGGTCGTTATACAGAACTCTGGACACCTCTCAATACCGTTATTCCCTCAACCTGGGCCCATGGTTTTGTAATGATGTATGGGTTGTTTATTTTTTTCATCTTTGGTTTTTTAATGACTGTTTTCCCTCGCTGGATGAATGCAGCTTTAATAAACAAAGAGCACTATATCCAAACCTTTATTGTGCTCAATGCCGGTCTGATTATTTTCGAGACCAGTCTGTTTTTTAATAAATCATTTGTATTTTCAGGTTTAGGTATATTTTTATTCGGCTGGGTTTACGGCACTGCAATACTTTATCAAAGTTTTAAACATGCCCCCGCACAAAACAAACGTTATGAAAAAGTTGTGCTTGCTGCACTTACATCCGGTGCATTTGGCATAGCCAGTTATGGCTGGTGGTTATACAGTGATGACTGGCAGTTTATGGAGCTTGCTCTCACCATCGGAATCTGGTTATTTCTACTACCTCTACTGTTTACCGTTAGCCACCGCATGCTGCCTTTTTTCAGTAGTAATATTATTGCTAACTACACAATATTTCAGCCAGCTTATAGTTTGTGGTTATTTATAACCGGTTGTGTCACTCACTTTGTATTAACTGTACTCAACCAGCCCGAATGGTTATTTTTAAGCGATATTCCATTAGCTGCTATTGCTTTACTGCATACTGTACGCTGGCAGTTACACAATAGCTTTAAAGACCGTTTACTGGCTGTTTTACATATGGCTTTTTTCTGGTTATTCATAGGTATGGTGTTATTCAGTATTCAAAGTCTGCTGTTACAGTTCACCGGGCAATACATTCTTGGAAGATCACCACTACATGCTATTACCATAGGTTTCTTTGCATCCTTATTAATAGCAATGGCATCCCGTGTAACCATGGGACACTCTGGTCGAATGCTAATTCTGGACAATACTAGCTGGTACCTGTTCCTTGGCCTGCAATTAGCCGCCATCATGCGTATATTTTCAGATCTTCAATTTGACAATGCTCTGATAAGTAATAATTTAAACCTCGTGGCTGCAGCGTTATGGTTAATCAGCCTGTCTGTCTGGTTTATCAAATACGCGCCTATCTACCTGAGCGCCCGTGTTGATGGGCGAGATGGTTAA